The window TGCCGTCGCGATGGCAGCGAGAACGCCTGGCTCATCATCGACGAGAAGGCGTACATAATAGGACGCTTTCGTTTCCTCCACGGGGCAAAGCGATTTGTGCGCATAGCACGTGCAGTGCAGTCGCCCGAACGTATCGAGCTGCATGTCGCGCGCGATGTCGATGACATCAGCGACGACGGCTGAAGCCGTCGGCAAAGAGCCTGCACCGCGTCCGTAGAACATCGCCTCGCCGATGGCGTTGCCGCGCACGAAGATCGCGTTGTAGACGTCGTTGACGGAGGCGAGCGGATGCGCCTTCGGCAGGAATACGGGATGCACGCGCACATCGATGCCCGCCTCTCCGCAGTCGCGCCCGATAGCCAAAAGCTTCACGACATAGCCGAGAGCCTTTGCGTACTCAATGTCCTCGGGCGTAACCTTCGTGATTCCCTCGACGGAGACATCCTCGAAGCGGATGCGCGTATTGAATGCGATGGACGCGAGGATTGCAATCTTGCGCGCTGCGTCGAGACCCTCGACGTCAGCCGCAGGATTCGCCTCGGCATAGCCCTTCGCCTGAGCCTCCTTGAGCACGCTGTCGTAGTCTGAGCCGTTCTCCGCCATCTGCGAGAGCATGTAGTTCGTCGTGCCGTTGATGATGCCCATGATTTCCGTGACGCGGTTCGCTGTCAGGCACTGTTTCAGCGGCATGACGATGGGGATGCCGCCGCCGACGCTCGCTTCAAAGTGGAAGTCCACGCCGTATTTTTCCATCGCCTCGAACATGTCCTTGCCGAACTGCGCCACGACGTCCTTATTTGCCGTCACGACGTTCTTACCCTTCTCCATCGCGACCAACATGTACTCGCGCGCCGGATGGATGCCGCCAAGAAGTTCGATGACGATGTCGATTTCCTCATCGTTTAGGATTTCATCCACATTCTCGGTCAGATGCAGCCCCTCCATATAGGGGCGCTCTTTCTTCGCATCGCGCACGAGCACGGACTTCAGCGTGAGCTTCACGCCCGCCTTCGCCGTGATCTCGCGCTCGTTCTCGCGAAGCACGCGCACGACGCCCGTGCCGACCGTACCGAAGCCCAGCATGCCGATCTTGATCTCTTTCATCTCTTCCCCTTTCATCATGCCTGTCCGAGGACTTCGAGACGCTTCACTCCGTCCACCATGCGCAGCTTGTCGAGAAGCGCTTCAAGATCCACCGAGAGGTTCGCCGTCTCAATGGAAACCGTCGCATTCGCCACACCCTGCAGGGGGATGCCCTGATTGATCGTCAGAACGCTTCCCGAATCCGCCGAAATCGTATTGAGCACGCTCGAAAGGACGCCCTTCTTATGCTCCAAGAGGAGCGTCAGCGAGATGATCTTGTTGCGGCTCGCTTCATAGAAAGGAAAGACATAATCCTTGTACTTGTAATAAGCGCTGCGGCTCAATCCCATACTGTCGACCGCCTCGTTGATCGTGCGTGCGTCGCCGCGCTTAAGCATCTCCTTCACGCGGATTGTCTTCTTGATCGCCTCGGGCAAGATCTGCTCCTGCACGAGGAAAAATCCACTCTGCGCCT of the Selenomonas sputigena genome contains:
- a CDS encoding homoserine dehydrogenase, whose product is MMKGEEMKEIKIGMLGFGTVGTGVVRVLRENEREITAKAGVKLTLKSVLVRDAKKERPYMEGLHLTENVDEILNDEEIDIVIELLGGIHPAREYMLVAMEKGKNVVTANKDVVAQFGKDMFEAMEKYGVDFHFEASVGGGIPIVMPLKQCLTANRVTEIMGIINGTTNYMLSQMAENGSDYDSVLKEAQAKGYAEANPAADVEGLDAARKIAILASIAFNTRIRFEDVSVEGITKVTPEDIEYAKALGYVVKLLAIGRDCGEAGIDVRVHPVFLPKAHPLASVNDVYNAIFVRGNAIGEAMFYGRGAGSLPTASAVVADVIDIARDMQLDTFGRLHCTCYAHKSLCPVEETKASYYVRLLVDDEPGVLAAIATAFGNHKVSLKSVIQTRRYKERAEIVAVTHVVKHRKMQEAAADLEKLAVVSEIRSIIRVENPQEDGAC
- a CDS encoding ACT domain-containing protein, giving the protein MPRERKENTEQKAQSGFFLVQEQILPEAIKKTIRVKEMLKRGDARTINEAVDSMGLSRSAYYKYKDYVFPFYEASRNKIISLTLLLEHKKGVLSSVLNTISADSGSVLTINQGIPLQGVANATVSIETANLSVDLEALLDKLRMVDGVKRLEVLGQA